In a single window of the Acinetobacter sp. CS-2 genome:
- a CDS encoding tyrosine-type recombinase/integrase, with the protein MSSLNKRTKQTRTLYAEARRKQDRLDQEKQLRADVEQELIQYFQEQDLEQKGHLESFYPAIYEFIKRKAPSLAWKKYAHEFFRSYIKQINLNRRETLPLPNLTFEMQRDQPVFTMDWIEKGHQVDEVLDKLWDYWILAKDSKTFSDDEIIGNIVISALLYSGLNQKSSLEALLEHLKDPAKIRKIEDLNIIFLEPLSPSYGDLFIDEKTIRKSRNFIPDQITRLWLIHFNSRNIRTVNQNVEDYLQLIFNKIKLPFNLKTYKLLRDYANFNWMQLPKVDIDPALSQCLIENTATCGLSEIEFERFLHPKFKYQQDTLTDSNVEKSPSTVRESYSNDDIQQALDDVIKIHKDLLQLIRTSQTDQSIDALIIKYCIENTNKFNEYSKRVALWLISLYKPELEQIQPLAERFNFCVNQFQKSFQQNKRLKDGSIYTYYSRIAEPWLTHSLQYLDSEDDLNTILANIYQQIITNTRLADEAGELNFKKSSGQTVRMLKRFHSFQQTVFDAESLELESIAIQNRPRARIIGPMTYQAFMNKLDTLFSGANSQENTYKTLKIIYILAYRTGMRINEILGLRVRDIEGLSCLSVWIQPYGSKKKGNLHQLKTDSAERKVPVYCLLKTDEYQIFHNHVVEQRLLNQENLYLFSNWNENSKLNKHTVTTPFRMIMNELFKTHDYSFHSFRHTAANHLSILLNCDYAPLVKNLTDYTAEEYQSIRTELLRNTHGQNHWFMIAHLLGHIDPTETFKSYIHLSYLIAGHKILQYHPDIDTQLAKKMMGYLPSFKFLNTVKDSAPFNFEKHAVHLSQQLLNDQTDWLKSNVEDILDEVSFNAQPHDFFKYFAGTKESKISFAWFFKCLNLLEIHHDPDLVSKEMCLPVELVNYWYENAKQLGQLKSQKNNPRLFDLNNTNHLDKPLKPAMIDTVEERTARNYFFENIQNIFEKKPDQIKAVLETFLSRVTVSHTGIHYRWNKIDQLESFYSKVKDLFPHQFWHLLGQDLVQLLDKKKQPLLLKLTKSSTTEHPTTQEDYVRLQLYSTKDAKALAAFKFCLHLACIGRPRSLELQVAGLEITTCC; encoded by the coding sequence ATGTCCTCACTCAATAAACGTACTAAGCAAACTCGAACACTATATGCCGAAGCACGTAGAAAACAAGACCGACTCGATCAGGAAAAACAGCTTCGAGCAGATGTAGAACAGGAGCTAATTCAATACTTCCAAGAACAAGATTTGGAACAAAAAGGGCATCTTGAATCCTTCTATCCAGCAATTTATGAGTTTATTAAACGCAAAGCTCCAAGCTTGGCCTGGAAAAAATATGCGCATGAATTTTTTCGGTCATATATCAAGCAAATCAATTTAAATCGTCGTGAGACTTTGCCCCTACCAAATCTGACATTTGAGATGCAGCGTGATCAGCCGGTTTTTACAATGGACTGGATCGAGAAGGGACATCAGGTTGATGAAGTTCTTGATAAGCTTTGGGACTACTGGATTCTAGCGAAAGATAGCAAGACATTTTCTGATGATGAAATCATTGGAAATATTGTTATTTCTGCCCTGCTTTACTCAGGCTTAAATCAAAAATCCTCTTTAGAAGCTTTGCTTGAACACTTAAAAGATCCGGCAAAAATCAGAAAGATCGAAGATCTGAACATTATATTTTTAGAACCGCTCTCCCCCTCTTATGGAGATCTCTTTATTGATGAAAAAACCATCCGTAAATCGCGTAATTTTATTCCGGATCAAATTACACGCTTATGGTTAATTCATTTTAATAGCAGAAATATTCGTACAGTAAACCAGAATGTAGAAGACTATCTACAGCTTATTTTTAATAAGATTAAGTTACCATTTAATCTCAAAACTTATAAATTGTTACGCGACTACGCCAACTTTAACTGGATGCAACTCCCGAAAGTTGACATTGATCCTGCACTTTCACAATGCCTCATTGAGAATACTGCAACCTGTGGCTTATCAGAAATAGAATTTGAAAGATTTCTTCATCCAAAATTTAAATATCAGCAGGACACTCTTACTGATTCAAATGTAGAAAAATCACCATCTACTGTGAGGGAATCCTACTCTAATGATGACATTCAGCAAGCCTTGGATGATGTTATAAAGATTCACAAAGACCTTTTACAACTGATTCGTACATCACAAACTGATCAAAGTATCGATGCATTAATCATTAAATATTGCATTGAAAATACTAATAAATTTAATGAGTATAGTAAACGTGTCGCCTTATGGCTCATCAGCCTTTATAAACCAGAATTAGAACAGATTCAGCCACTGGCTGAACGTTTTAATTTTTGCGTAAACCAATTTCAAAAATCGTTTCAGCAGAATAAGCGTTTAAAAGACGGTTCGATTTACACTTATTATTCGCGTATTGCCGAGCCTTGGCTAACCCATTCTTTACAATATCTAGATAGCGAAGATGATCTGAATACGATACTGGCTAATATCTATCAGCAAATCATTACGAATACCCGACTTGCAGATGAGGCAGGCGAGCTTAACTTTAAAAAATCCAGTGGTCAGACCGTCAGAATGTTGAAACGCTTCCATAGCTTTCAACAAACAGTTTTTGACGCTGAGTCTCTCGAATTAGAGTCAATTGCCATACAAAACAGACCGAGAGCACGTATCATTGGTCCCATGACTTATCAAGCTTTCATGAACAAGTTAGATACCTTATTTTCAGGGGCTAATAGTCAAGAAAATACGTATAAGACATTAAAAATCATCTATATTTTAGCTTACCGTACCGGTATGCGTATTAATGAAATTCTCGGCTTACGTGTGCGGGATATCGAGGGCTTGAGCTGTTTATCCGTTTGGATTCAGCCCTACGGCTCAAAAAAGAAAGGAAACTTACATCAACTTAAAACAGATAGTGCTGAACGCAAAGTCCCTGTATATTGCTTATTAAAAACCGATGAATATCAAATATTTCATAATCATGTAGTCGAGCAACGATTACTCAATCAGGAAAACTTATACCTATTCAGCAACTGGAATGAAAATAGCAAGCTGAACAAACATACGGTGACAACACCTTTCAGAATGATTATGAACGAGCTTTTTAAAACTCATGACTATTCTTTTCACTCATTTCGACACACGGCTGCCAATCACTTATCCATTCTGCTCAACTGCGATTATGCTCCACTGGTCAAGAATCTTACGGATTATACTGCAGAAGAATATCAGTCCATTCGGACAGAGTTACTCCGTAATACGCATGGTCAAAATCATTGGTTTATGATTGCCCATTTACTGGGTCACATTGACCCTACGGAAACCTTTAAAAGCTATATTCATCTGAGCTACCTGATCGCTGGACATAAAATACTGCAATATCACCCAGACATAGATACTCAATTAGCAAAGAAAATGATGGGCTACCTGCCTTCTTTCAAATTTTTAAACACAGTAAAAGATTCTGCTCCATTCAATTTCGAAAAACATGCTGTCCATTTAAGTCAGCAGTTACTCAACGATCAAACTGACTGGTTAAAAAGTAACGTAGAAGATATTCTAGATGAGGTTTCATTTAACGCTCAGCCTCATGATTTTTTTAAATATTTTGCAGGAACAAAGGAATCCAAAATTTCATTTGCATGGTTTTTTAAATGCTTAAATTTACTGGAAATTCATCATGATCCAGATCTAGTCTCAAAGGAAATGTGTTTACCTGTAGAACTGGTTAACTACTGGTATGAAAATGCAAAACAACTAGGCCAGCTCAAGTCTCAAAAAAATAACCCAAGATTATTTGATCTCAACAACACAAATCATCTGGATAAACCTTTGAAACCCGCCATGATAGATACCGTTGAAGAGCGCACAGCAAGGAACTATTTTTTTGAAAATATTCAAAATATATTTGAAAAAAAGCCAGATCAAATAAAAGCGGTGCTTGAGACATTTTTAAGTCGTGTTACAGTTTCTCATACCGGCATTCATTATCGATGGAATAAAATCGATCAATTGGAATCATTTTATTCCAAGGTAAAAGACCTGTTTCCCCATCAATTTTGGCATTTGCTTGGACAAGACTTGGTACAATTGTTAGATAAAAAGAAACAACCTTTATTACTGAAGCTGACTAAATCGAGCACAACAGAGCATCCTACGACTCAAGAAGATTATGTTCGTCTCCAGCTTTACTCAACAAAAGATGCCAAAGCACTGGCAGCGTTTAAATTCTGTTTACATTTAGCCTGTATCGGTAGACCTCGATCTCTTGAACTCCAAGTTGCAGGACTAGAAATCACTACATGCTGTTAA